In Selenomonas dianae, a genomic segment contains:
- a CDS encoding DUF4406 domain-containing protein produces the protein MNLEGKIVFISGAITGVDGYRKIFAAAEQWLLEQDCTVLNPAVLPPSGLEWDAYLRITTAMVREADVVYVLQNWEHSKGVREELALAAQLGKEIIYEPREAVIV, from the coding sequence ATGAACCTTGAAGGGAAAATCGTATTCATCTCCGGTGCGATAACTGGTGTTGATGGATATAGGAAAATTTTTGCTGCTGCGGAACAATGGCTGCTTGAGCAGGATTGCACGGTACTCAATCCTGCTGTACTGCCGCCGAGCGGTCTGGAATGGGATGCGTATCTTCGCATCACAACGGCGATGGTACGCGAAGCGGATGTTGTCTATGTGCTCCAAAACTGGGAGCACAGCAAAGGCGTTCGCGAGGAGCTTGCTCTCGCAGCACAGCTTGGCAAGGAAATCATCTACGAACCACGAGAGGCGGTCATTGTATGA
- a CDS encoding ParA family protein, producing MKTISFINLKGGVGKTTISTWLAYLLAESWDLRVLFIDNDKQGNASRWLGADERKGTLTNILMDGASVRDVLQKSQYHNIDFIAADMGLVEANYAVIGDQETRQDLILKNALAEIADDYAVCVIDNPPDINMSIFNALACTDDVIIVTLLELDSIEGIRKMHDQITDVQQFNPGLSIKGVLVNQYMAYPEAIELSKDLEREGFPLFQSRVSYATPMAKRHILAASRARKSIFEVCPYCRVARDVLRFAEELLQ from the coding sequence ATGAAAACCATCAGTTTCATCAATCTCAAAGGCGGCGTTGGAAAGACGACGATCTCAACATGGCTGGCGTATCTGCTTGCCGAATCGTGGGACTTGCGTGTCCTTTTTATTGACAACGACAAACAAGGCAATGCCTCGCGTTGGCTTGGGGCAGATGAGCGAAAAGGAACGCTCACGAATATCTTGATGGACGGGGCATCTGTGCGTGATGTTTTGCAGAAATCGCAGTACCACAACATTGACTTCATTGCTGCGGATATGGGGCTTGTCGAGGCGAATTATGCCGTCATCGGCGATCAGGAGACGCGGCAGGACTTGATTCTGAAAAATGCGCTTGCGGAAATCGCCGATGATTATGCTGTCTGTGTGATCGATAATCCGCCGGACATCAACATGAGTATTTTCAATGCACTCGCCTGTACGGATGATGTGATTATCGTGACGCTTCTTGAATTGGACAGCATCGAGGGCATCCGCAAGATGCACGATCAGATTACGGATGTGCAGCAGTTCAATCCGGGCTTGTCCATCAAAGGCGTTCTCGTGAATCAGTATATGGCATATCCGGAAGCAATCGAACTCAGCAAAGATTTGGAGCGTGAGGGGTTTCCGCTCTTCCAGTCGCGCGTTTCCTACGCGACACCGATGGCAAAACGGCATATTCTCGCAGCGAGCCGTGCGCGTAAGAGTATCTTTGAGGTCTGTCCTTACTGCCGTGTGGCAAGGGATGTCCTTCGATTTGCGGAGGAACTGCTCCAATGA
- a CDS encoding helix-turn-helix transcriptional regulator → MRYDLENRLKEIRLQQEKQQEEIAELAGVSRRTYIRYENGSISPNLVSAFRIADALGIDNLREIWTYKNPH, encoded by the coding sequence ATGAGATACGATCTGGAGAACCGACTGAAGGAGATTCGCCTCCAGCAGGAAAAGCAGCAGGAAGAAATTGCCGAACTGGCTGGGGTATCGCGTAGGACATATATACGCTATGAGAACGGATCTATTTCCCCCAATCTCGTATCAGCGTTCCGTATTGCCGATGCTCTGGGAATCGACAATCTCAGAGAGATATGGACATATAAAAATCCGCATTGA
- a CDS encoding ParB/RepB/Spo0J family partition protein, with protein sequence MKKHKGSMLSYLNTATQNAAVQRSVYRVENIDAEKIVPNEKNFYSIEGIEEMANSLAVSDHMAPLEVTANGDGTYRLISGERRLSATLCRIRRGEIDKAELPCHVLPVFEAKGALSAEQVEMLSIIFANNYRQKTVLDQLNEVQHLEPIARAIYQEAKEKGELADANGVNMKFRTFFAEHILSISKSALQRLQTLSQLTDEAKNAFEEGLIGKSVAVEIATLDQELQNSFVASIRAGRLSGTLSDLAAHLKASNPEPEAETEENAAEIHFVEEATFSDTTDEPTQEDETFADAEEAPDQAQQQEGRTAYEVTSPVIPSYTEDDSRDEITSIKEDESISDVYDETRGKPLETLLEEEAGQERLPIAEEKEGDTTEVAFPISNEFTSSVYMTTEEAAEIILNLCDELGKKGRHREGIALSKALTALYGMDKWRDNK encoded by the coding sequence ATGAAAAAACATAAAGGAAGTATGCTTTCCTATCTCAACACGGCAACACAAAACGCAGCAGTTCAGCGTTCCGTCTATCGCGTTGAGAATATCGACGCAGAAAAGATTGTCCCGAACGAAAAGAACTTCTATTCGATTGAGGGCATTGAGGAAATGGCAAACTCGCTTGCCGTTTCCGATCACATGGCACCGCTGGAGGTAACTGCGAACGGCGACGGCACCTATCGCCTGATCTCGGGTGAGCGTCGTCTCTCTGCAACACTCTGCCGAATCCGGCGCGGTGAAATCGATAAGGCAGAATTGCCGTGTCATGTTTTACCCGTCTTTGAAGCAAAGGGCGCACTATCTGCCGAACAGGTAGAGATGCTTTCCATCATATTCGCCAACAACTACCGTCAGAAGACGGTGTTGGATCAGCTGAACGAGGTTCAGCATCTTGAGCCGATCGCACGGGCAATCTATCAGGAGGCAAAAGAAAAGGGCGAACTCGCGGATGCAAACGGAGTGAATATGAAGTTTCGTACGTTCTTCGCCGAGCATATACTCTCTATTTCAAAATCGGCGTTACAGCGTCTACAGACACTCTCGCAGCTTACGGATGAAGCCAAAAATGCGTTTGAGGAGGGGCTGATTGGTAAAAGTGTTGCAGTGGAGATTGCCACTTTAGATCAGGAGCTGCAAAACAGCTTCGTCGCCTCCATTCGTGCAGGACGACTTTCCGGAACGCTTTCTGATTTGGCAGCACATCTGAAAGCATCGAATCCGGAACCGGAGGCAGAGACGGAAGAAAATGCAGCAGAAATCCATTTTGTTGAAGAAGCAACATTTTCTGACACGACGGATGAACCCACCCAAGAGGATGAGACTTTTGCAGATGCGGAGGAAGCTCCCGATCAAGCACAGCAGCAAGAAGGACGCACGGCGTATGAGGTCACTTCCCCTGTAATACCCTCCTATACAGAAGATGATTCGCGCGATGAGATCACCTCAATCAAAGAGGACGAGAGCATTTCAGATGTTTATGACGAGACACGGGGGAAGCCCCTTGAAACACTTCTTGAAGAGGAGGCGGGGCAGGAGCGGCTGCCGATCGCAGAGGAGAAAGAGGGGGATACTACAGAGGTAGCTTTCCCCATTTCCAACGAATTTACTTCCAGCGTATATATGACAACCGAAGAAGCGGCTGAGATTATCTTGAATCTGTGTGATGAATTGGGAAAGAAAGGTCGCCACAGGGAAGGTATAGCTCTCTCAAAGGCACTAACAGCCCTTTATGGAATGGATAAATGGAGGGACAATAAATGA
- a CDS encoding DUF4406 domain-containing protein encodes MGVKRRITKTLAYTLKCLSQNCLLAVDDGDGSFLITKGTRPMGFVTSLEGRFVFIAGSITQSQKRDFLDIKNYLRSKGAYILDPLTTHDSRYSTLSYKSYMVLALALIQCADLVYVVEELKDEKEVKEDLDFAEFIKKDIWSGFAPTNRRMHHEP; translated from the coding sequence ATGGGAGTAAAACGCCGTATTACAAAGACATTGGCATACACGTTGAAGTGTCTAAGCCAAAATTGTCTATTAGCGGTAGATGATGGTGACGGCTCTTTTCTTATCACAAAAGGCACTCGACCTATGGGATTTGTTACAAGTCTTGAAGGAAGATTCGTGTTTATTGCTGGATCAATTACACAGTCGCAAAAGAGAGATTTCTTGGATATAAAAAACTATCTCAGATCGAAAGGTGCATATATCTTAGATCCTCTTACAACTCATGATTCGCGCTATTCCACATTATCATATAAGAGTTATATGGTTCTTGCTCTAGCGTTGATACAGTGTGCGGATTTGGTTTATGTCGTTGAGGAATTGAAAGATGAAAAAGAAGTAAAGGAAGACCTTGATTTTGCAGAGTTCATAAAAAAGGATATTTGGTCAGGCTTTGCTCCAACCAATAGGAGGATGCACCATGAACCTTGA